The DNA sequence TCACCCCATGCTGACCAGGTTGATCCTCCTGCTGAGCAATGGACTCCCCTATTTCAGAAGCGGAAGCTGTACTGCTGTTGCATTTCTCAACTGTCCGAATTATCTCTGCTTGAAGCTCATTATCCACAGAATCCTCCAGTGAATTATGAGAACCACTACTGGGCAAATTTTCTTGGGACCCATACTTCAATGAAGGAAACTTTCTCTGACATCCCTCAGGTCTTCCAGGACAATCTTTTTCGTATCGAAGGGGAGGTGTGCTATGGTTTATCTCCATCTGCTCAATTGAAGAGGAACTATTCAGGAGGCCAGACTCACAACTTTTACTCCTAGGTAGCTTGAAACTTCCGGATGTAGGCAGCTCTTTCTCCTGCATCATTGAATATGGTTTTTCAGCAGAAGGTTCTACATAATCCTGAGGAACACTGTCTAACGGTCTAGTTTCCTCCAAAGTTGGTGATcccaatttctctttttcgtcATCACCTTCCTCAACCACAATATAGTCCAAGATGCTTTCCTTCTCCACTGATGACAAACCACCATTGCCACGGCAATTCGAGTTTGGCTTTTCCAGCTCAATGCAGCGTACTTCTCTGCAAAAGTCCTCAGAATTTTCATCAGTGTATTCTCCAATGTCCTCCTGACATATGCTATTTCGCCTGGAGGGAGATATCGGAATTGAGAGCTGTGAAGAGGGGTCAGATAGTGAGGAGTTTTCTTCAAAGTCAGGAATGTGGATAATATGCCCATCTGAATCACTCCTACTGTGTTGATCTGAATACTGACATGAATCAAATGTTAAGATGCCAACATCCACATAATCATTATCTGCTCGGTTTTGAGGATCTGACCGAGGGCTATTGAGTTCCCATGAACCTCGCACGCGAAGTTTAGGGTAATTACTGCATGCATCCACCTGAAGTATTATATGAACAGAAGATTCATTAAGGAATAATTGGTGCTACAAAGTGGAGGACGGCAAAGCCATCAAGGAATCTAACAAGGTAGAATCACCCATACAGTTGAAGGTTTGTGATCCACAACCAATCGGTGCAAATCCTGAACCTCAGACTGAGCAAGGTCTCGCTGTAGAGACAATTCTGCAATCTCTTTCTTGAGCTGTGAGAGGGCACAACCACAGAAAATAAGGTTTTAAATAAGGAAGTGGTTTCCCGActtagaaatggaaaaaaaaatgcttcactATTCGTAGAACTTTAAAGGGTATGACGAGATGGAAATTTACAAACATAATCCTAAAAGTGCCGCAGCAAAAAAAACTATTAAGAAGGCCGGTTAATAAGCCGAATGGTTAGCTCTTCACAAGTTATAACTGATTTTGGTACCGGCTGAAGTTATTACTCATTCCAGCAAAGGGAAATGCGCATAAACCTACTGGCCATAGAATTTTCTATGCCAAATTTACACCGATTAGTGAAGGTTTGTATGCTTTTAGCTCTGAAGTAGATGCCCGTTGACAGCATCGTGGCAAAACTAAAATGGAatgaatatgaaaaaagaacaaagtaatATGATAAGACAAGCTCACAATTTTTGTGGAGAAAAGTATTGCAGAAAACATCAGTTGGACATCCAGGTAAAATCAGAACCTTCACTCAAATAAGCTCTACTTGTCTTTTTAGgcggaaaaataaatgaataacataaaagaaaagcCGATAAGAAAGTCACAGCTATAAATGCTAACACTGCATAATGGTGAGGCTGTGGGTTATTACCCAAACGTAAGGAAGGTTAGAAATGGTCCAAAGGAACATGCTAGGGtgagagagattaaaaaaattcgcATTTCAGGAAAATATGCATTCTGCACGGGAAAGTTAAAAAGGGCAGGCAAAGATATTGCTCTTAAAATTCTCTGTTAAGTTTTGAGTTCCCAAGTTATACTCCCAACTTTTACCCCGAACTTTTCAAGTGGATGAGATCAATCAATAGACTTCAATTGAGATGAAATTGCATGTATTGCGCACTGAAGGATATTCAACCTAATTGAACTGGTGGAATTCCATTGGTATGAAAGGGATAATTGACTTTCTGACACAGGAGCATACTAAGGAAGAAGTTAGAAGACACACCTAGTTTATGTATTATAGTTACACACAAGCACCGCCCTTTTCCATAGATAGTGAGAGAAACCTCAAAAAATGTAAGAGACATCAAATCGCAATATTAAAAGCGTTAATGCGAATCATCACCTTCTCAATTTGGAGATCCTTTTCCCGAAGCAGCACCGCAGAATCAGATGAAACGGAGGCTAGTCCTAGATTTCTCAGCTCACTCTCCAATCTAGCCAATTCTCTCTGTAAATGCTTTACCAATGCTTTATCAGACATAACAACATTAACCTGTGCATTTGTGGCGACCTCTTTAGCACAACTTGCAAACAGTAGTGTATTTCTTGACTGTTCAACATGACTTCGGGCAGGACTCATTGTACAGATGATGGAAGTTCTAGCATTCCCTCCCAGTGAGGATTGTAGAATACGAGTCAGTTTGGAATCTCGGAAAGGAATATGTCCATTTCTTCCCTTGCTGGAGCCATTCAAACAGTTCTAATCAATAATCATAAGTttaaaaacaaatcaacaataaattgaaagaaaagagagCTTAAGACTGCAATACTTCCACCAAATAACAATCTCGTATAGAATCTTATTACTAGCAACTATTCTATTCATGCAATGAAAGATGAGAAATTGGTGAAAAACCATCACCGATGGTCTGTTTCGAATTTGTATAAggttttttttactttcctccAAAACattgataaagaaaataaaagatgcTTTAAGTtgtaaacaaataaattaaaagaagtACATAAAACAATGCATTTCAATATTCacatgttttaaaattttaagatgtTCAATGTGCGATAAAAGTCAAATTTCAAATACAAGAAAAGTAAAACGCGAAAAAGTCAAACTCGCTCCAAACAAACCTAACCAACTACTCTGGAGTCTCTTGACTTCTTATGCTTTGAAACAGTTCATGCTCTTAATGCTACAATCTGCATGATAAACTATATGGAGCCGAAGGCTAAAAACTTAGTCAATAGCCCATAAAACTAATCCCCTACTCTCAAAACAATAACTTTTGACTATACAATCAAATTTATGATCCTGTCTAATGAATTGACCGAAGCATTTGGTACAAGAGATACATGACATTACTAATGGAGAAAATGGTAGCAAAGATAGGCGCGTTGTCAGCTCTGTGAGCACTTGGTAGTCACAAACAGGTAGGCAGACAAGCATAAATGGAACGAAACATGTGGCTGCCCATGCACTTAACCTGCCACAGACCCTGATGGAGGATGGAAAGTGTAAACAGAGCTCAGTATCTCAATTTTAGTGAAAGCAGGATAGGAAATAGAGCGCAACGGCATAATGGGATCCGTATTGCCCATCCTATTTTGTGGGAGAAGGCTCGGTTGTTCATGTTTATCACGTGTCTACGCAGGTAAACTAGTATTGTGTCTGAAATAGACCTTTGGCACAGAAAAGGCGTTGCAGTGGTGCTCTATGTTCATGTTAGTGCATGGTCCATCTAAATTATAAGTTTTCTAAGATGAAGACAATGAAAAAGCAAGCACTAAGGCCAACCTCAGCTTGCGGATAACTGTTCCCAAAGTCAGCAAACTGCGATTTATGTGGCAACCCTCTTTCAACCTTGCACCAGCTGATAATGACTGAGATGCACGCTCACTTCCTGCTAGATCCACGAAGTTCTGCAATTAAAAGAAACTATTATATTCTTCCAGTAACAATCTAAAAGTTGACGCGGAGTACTAGATATTCATACCACAGTAGCAGCAAGAGTGCTTGACTTATCGTTCCCCAAGAACTCACGAGCCGAACTTTCAATTGTCTGGCAGCAAAAGCAATGAgcaataaatttttgaaattttaataagAATTGACAGCAAAACAGGTAGAATTCACCATTACCAGTCTGAGAATCTGATGTGATCTTGAGCTAGCTTCATTAAGGCATGTCTCTCCAACCTGTCTTTGAGCTGTGAAATCCAAATGATCAGCCTAAGCATTTTATTGTGCTGCTAAATAGAGTATTCAACCATGAAATTCATCCAACACAAGAATGAATGAAGCCTTAGTCCTGACCTTCACAGACAGAAAGAAGTTCCTGAAAGTGGCTCCAGTCCTTAAGGGTTTCCTCTGTAAGTTTCTCCACTATAGTCCCTCTCTGTCAAAAGAGCTATCTTTCACGGTGATGTTGGATGAGCTCAGAGTTCCTCAGCATAGTACAAAGAAATTTACCTCCGGATCATCTAGAAGTCTCAGTGGAGTACTATCTGCACTGAGGAGGTCTCTCACAGACTCGTTGTAGATCTCCATCGCAGAAAACTTCAGCAGAAATTCTCTTTCCTTGTGCTATTGAGGAACAAGAGAAAGTCTTTATTACCGTGCAAAGGTTAGAGAAAGAAGTTGCAACTGAGAATGGAGGAGATCTTTAAGTATTACACGACTTGTTACCTTTTCTATGTAGCTGTATATATCTGCCATTGAGTATTCAGTAATTCCACTCATAGTGTATGTTTTTCCACTACTTGTCTGTCCATATGCAAAAACACTTGCTGCAACATTGGGCAGCAGATGGTTGCAACCTCAGGCAAATACCACCGAAACAAAGCAACATCGGAAGGAAATAGAACAGGTTAAAGTTTACCATTTATCCCACTGACAACTGAAAGAGCAACTTTCTTGGCTCCTTCCTCGTACACTTGCCTTGTGGAGCAATCACACCGGAAAACTCTGTCTGCAAATCAGCCGACACGGAGAACACGTAACACTAAGAGACATTGGACATAACGCTTTCTCAAGTCGATGATGATTTCCAAGAATACAAAGACcaatcatttataaaaaaagtccaTCATTAGAAACATCCGTCGGAATTTGAAGACGTGGGCTCGAGACCAAAAGGATGCTGGATCCAACATAACATGAAAATGTGCTCAAGGGaaggcaaagaagaaagaaaggaaaaaacttcATTGATTGGGATTCAATTACCCAATGTGTAGGCAGCTGGGTACATGGACCGCTCTGAAACAGAGAGATTGTTTCTGTAGATGATGGTGGTGTCATTGATGCATTCCCAATCTGATACATCATTCCTAGAAATCTCCTTCTGATTCAAGGGCCTGAGACGAACTGATACAAAGATTTTCTCTTCACAGGGAGTCAACCCCTGCATTATCTCCTGGCCGTTAACTGCCACCATTGCTCACCTCCTTACTATCCGAGTATATGATCCGTCCAAAATCAAGATTAGTCTTCACTGCCAGCGACACATCACGTTGTTCTACGCCCCATTACACACTGTCAGACTAGGCATTGCGGTTTTGGAGTCAATAAAGCGATTGATGTTGGGATCTTATGAAATCTGAGGCCCATCCAACTTCTGCACCTACCATCGTCGCCTGTCATGAACAAGCTAATCATGGCTTAGAGCTAAATCACCCGCGTTCCATCATTTTGTCTTAAGCACAAAAATCGCTTCCTCCTTAATTGCTCCTTCCTTCTGTCATCTAAATTGGAAAAGTCAAGCAAATGCATATCTGAAGTCACAACTTCCCATtctccaagagaaaaatgggcGGTGTtgcttttttcttcaaattatgaaataatttaaaatgaacCCTTTGGAGTTTTCTGAGATGGTCCCCATAACAGACTGTCAAAAAAGTCTCCTTTCCTCGTGCTGACTTTGAATATAGGATGTCTTTAGAAAAACAAAGCACGACATATTTTCACCTTGGGAAGTGAAGACTTACCAAAGAATGTCTGAGATCTACGCAAAGATCCATGGCACTGTGCATTTCACAGCAgtgcggggagagagagagagagagacggagttCTAAACTggcctttgaaaatttttagtcgCCTCATTTCCTTCTTAATTGGACAGCAAACAGCAAAATCTCCGCAGGGCGTAACATGAATTTCCGCAAAACTGTTCGCTCTCTCACACTTTAAAACACAAAGCGAATGCACTTAGAAGAAGCAACCAAATTTTCATGACATGTCTCCGAGCTACAAGCGGAGCCACCTAAATTCGACAAGAGAAATGGCATTGCGAGAAGCTCCACCAATCTGTCCTTCGCTGTTCCAAACGAGAATGCACAAACGCATTCAAGTCGCTAGGCGAATGATTGAACACCCGCGAGATGGAACTCCAGAATGGGTTTCGACCATCGTTCTACTAACAATGCCTCGATGGGTTCATAAACTTGACCGAAcgtaaaaaagggaaattaccATTGACTCTCACCTGTCGAACTCGAATCCCTTCGCAAATCCCCCTCAGGATCTGACGCCACACGCCACTCCGGACCCAAATTGCAATCCCAGAAGAACCGGCAACAGGATCGCTTGCTTCCAACGTTTGAACCGAAAGAAGTGGGCGAGAGATGTCAAAATGCAGGCGAATGGAATGCGACTTCGCACGAGGATGGGCGAGAGATAGAGACAGAAAAGCGGAACCCTGGCAATCTCTGTCTCTCCGAGGAAGATGACGGTGAAGATTTGGATGGCTTTCTCAAGGCCCTGCGAAtgtggagagagggagagagggagagagataaaAGACGGTTGGTAATCGGGTTGGGTTTTGGATTTCGATTATTGCCGCTTTTGCCGGCTTCGTTTTAAGCCTTTGAATTAAAACTGCCGCCCGAAACCAAATTCCActcttttcatttaatttctaAATTCCATTTTTTATACGATCGGGAACGCGCAGCAGAAGCCGGACTTGGACCCACTTGCGTGTTCAGCTCGACCCATCtttattcaaaagtttaagctagaTCCGTCATATAGGTGGGCCAATCGGATCGAAAAGGAtccaatccaaattgactcaattgacctGATTTGATCAATTCTCAATTAATAAAAGTATAGCAACGCATACCCAATCCATTTTGCTAAAATGTTTCTCCATTTAACCAACTCTTAGAAAATTGATACCCAAATTGAGGTGACAGCACATAATAAGCAAGCGCGAGACCAAATGAAATCGAGAAAGAGTCATGGAAGGAGGTTGGATGCAAGTAAATTGTGAACCTATTTAACACACATATTATTTTGAGTTTCGCCGTTCtaaatctatttatgactcatctattgaatataactaactcataCAATAACCTTGCTCATCAATAATGGATTAAGAAATGGGCTTACCACctattttgacatgtctaaatttaagttaatgagttatgaCCCTTATAAATATACTGATTTTCTTACACCTCACTAATTTCTTGCGTCGGAATTTTTTAACGCGACTCGTGCGTATATCTCAACAATCAGTACGTGCCCAAATTCTTCCACTTTCTCCGTGGCCTTCGTAGCAAATGGTGTAGTTAATTACGCGTGCCGTGTCAACTAACAACGCGATGCATGCCAACGGTAATTGTAACTATATTCCAAACGTGGAATTAGAGCTCCTTATGTTCTCTTTTCTACTAAGGTATCTTCTTAATTTGCTTAGCCAAGGTAGTTCGATGAGCAACAAAAAATTGCGATTAAAAATGTTAGGTGATCGATTTGATACCCAGAGAACCTGCAAGGGGAAATTGTGGTTTGAATTGGGAGGCCCGTGATTGCAATTTATGTAAGTATCGGGGCAGGTTGGTGAGCTATCCAACAAGCAAAAATTTTTAGCTCGGGAACACGTTTTATTTCAATGCTAGTTTTGATGCGACTGTTCATTTAATGAAAAGCCCTCGCCTCTTGGTTGGACAGTTGATTCACATGGTGGTGGTTGCTTGGAATCAAGATAACATcaaactcccaaaaaaaaaaaaagattatttgcATTGGTTGCCATGTGACCCTTcattgctttttctaaccccaACTCTTTTATATGCTCTCTCGACCTCCTCGAGATGCCGATTGTCCAAGACATGATGATAACAGCGTGCAGCAGAAATTTGATACCTTAATTTCGGGGAAGATTGCCAAGAGAAAGTCCGAGTCCGAATTCATCAGCATATACAGTTGGTCCCATATTCACTCAAAATTTAAGCAGATGAATTATGGGCCAATTAGAATATATTAACAGTTCTACACCACATCCATTTTTCGATATGGGATTTCTCTAACACCACTCACTCACACATGCTTTCTAACACAAGGCTTATAAAAAGCACAATGTCGATGATGccgccaaaaaaaaaggtagagcTAATTAGAATCGAATTAACCCAGCGCAAACTTTATTATCGTCTAATGAAAGGGGTTTTGTATTTACAGATAAATTTTGGAAGgaatcacatcaaatcaaagtgATGGCAAAGCTGAGAGTTTAATCAAAGGTCTCTGTGATTAAAACTCCTGGGCACCCAATGGGCCACCGCTGCAACTTCCCCGATCTCATTTCGTAGATGCGTGAACTCGACAAGCGACCTAAAACCGACGTTGTTGGTGGGTCGGTGGGTTCACGATTACAGCCACGAACTGATCGGGCGGtaactaattaattaatgcTGATCTGTGAATAGGTCTCTTGACCTAACCGGCCCCGTCAACCCTCCGGAAAGGGTGTGAAGTAAAAGTTAAACAAACGGTGATTTCAGATCAAGGAAAGGAGCGAAAATAGTCTCccaatattataaaaatttttcAGAGGTTGTAATTAGGGCATGAAAAAGAACAGTCCGAACGGAAACCCAAATCGGTCCgattagggggaaaaaaaagagttgggTCGCATTAGGTAGGGGTTCCATTCTGTTCGGGTAGTAAGTAGAACAACGGATTTAAGACGGTCCGTTTCGGTTCGTTTTCAAGTCACAAACCCCGAAATGAACCCGAAACCACCCTCCATCACTGAGCTTGCTTCGAAACAAAAACGAGGAGCAAACACGTTCACGAGCATAGAAAGGGAAATCCCGACTCTCACGCCGGAGCATCCGACTGTCGGCTTCTTGCTCTCATCGCCTTCGATTCGATCGTATCGTCTTGAGCTGTGGGTTATGTTACTAGTAGCATGCATCTACCGGTGAACCTCGATGAACCGGGTCACCAAACAAAATTAACACGTGTAACAATGAGAAGCATGGGAACCccagtttttctttcttctctctcccatATCCTTCTCCGCTAAAGGATCTTGTATGTGATAAAGCCATGattattgcattgatatcaactCGGCCTCAATATTTTCACATTGCTACCAATTGCATCCATTCGATCAATCTAGGTTAGAAATTATTAATGTGCACGCTGGCTATCTCGCGTGGCGCAATAGgggctaacgtggatatttcttaattttttaaaaataataaaattttcaattacttttaattattttttctgtcattttagCCGTCGATGGCTGCCTAGCCCGTGGCCGACGTGGCCTCAAAGGACCTTCGCGACCCCGGTAGTTCTAGGTGAGGCGGCCCTCtcctagatctagcgagggtcGCTCACAATCTTCgccgaccaaaatgaaaagaaaacataaaagaaagaaagaaataataaataataaaaaagattaataccacgaaaaaattcaaactggtatacatgagatgaatttacccaaattattttttttatcacgaaaaactccaaaatggtacatccgtaacaaatttacctaaaactgtttttttatcataaaaaaatattaaactggTTCAt is a window from the Rhodamnia argentea isolate NSW1041297 chromosome 8, ASM2092103v1, whole genome shotgun sequence genome containing:
- the LOC115741232 gene encoding kinesin-like protein KIN-7G isoform X1; its protein translation is MVAVNGQEIMQGLTPCEEKIFVSVRLRPLNQKEISRNDVSDWECINDTTIIYRNNLSVSERSMYPAAYTLDRVFRCDCSTRQVYEEGAKKVALSVVSGINASVFAYGQTSSGKTYTMSGITEYSMADIYSYIEKHKEREFLLKFSAMEIYNESVRDLLSADSTPLRLLDDPERGTIVEKLTEETLKDWSHFQELLSVCEAQRQVGETCLNEASSRSHQILRLTIESSAREFLGNDKSSTLAATVNFVDLAGSERASQSLSAGARLKEGCHINRSLLTLGTVIRKLSKGRNGHIPFRDSKLTRILQSSLGGNARTSIICTMSPARSHVEQSRNTLLFASCAKEVATNAQVNVVMSDKALVKHLQRELARLESELRNLGLASVSSDSAVLLREKDLQIEKLKKEIAELSLQRDLAQSEVQDLHRLVVDHKPSTVWVDACSNYPKLRVRGSWELNSPRSDPQNRADNDYVDVGILTFDSCQYSDQHSRSDSDGHIIHIPDFEENSSLSDPSSQLSIPISPSRRNSICQEDIGEYTDENSEDFCREVRCIELEKPNSNCRGNGGLSSVEKESILDYIVVEEGDDEKEKLGSPTLEETRPLDSVPQDYVEPSAEKPYSMMQEKELPTSGSFKLPRSKSCESGLLNSSSSIEQMEINHSTPPLRYEKDCPGRPEGCQRKFPSLKYGSQENLPSSGSHNSLEDSVDNELQAEIIRTVEKCNSSTASASEIGESIAQQEDQPGQHGGHDIKPNVIAPTKHVKDVGLDPIEDDAEGSSEWFSRFKNLQKEIVKLWKECNVSLVHRSYFFLLFKGDPTDSIYMEVELRRLSFLRDNSARSSQALEDGQKLTAASSVQYLRRERQMLTKQLQKKFTRKDREMLFQTWGIGLNTKRRSLQLTQRLWSDTEDMDHVAKSAEIVAKLVGFIQPEEASKEMFGLNFTPRLSSTKFRKWRSNMMSFM
- the LOC115741232 gene encoding kinesin-like protein KIN-7G isoform X2; protein product: MVAVNGQEIMQGLTPCEEKIFVSVRLRPLNQKEISRNDVSDWECINDTTIIYRNNLSVSERSMYPAAYTLDRVFRCDCSTRQVYEEGAKKVALSVVSGINASVFAYGQTSSGKTYTMSGITEYSMADIYSYIEKHKEREFLLKFSAMEIYNESVRDLLSADSTPLRLLDDPERGTIVEKLTEETLKDWSHFQELLSVCEAQRQVGETCLNEASSRSHQILRLTIESSAREFLGNDKSSTLAATVNFVDLAGSERASQSLSAGARLKEGCHINRSLLTLGTVIRKLSKGRNGHIPFRDSKLTRILQSSLGGNARTSIICTMSPARSHVEQSRNTLLFASCAKEVATNAQVNVVMSDKALVKHLQRELARLESELRNLGLASVSSDSAVLLREKDLQIEKLKKEIAELSLQRDLAQSEVQDLHRLVVDHKPSTVDACSNYPKLRVRGSWELNSPRSDPQNRADNDYVDVGILTFDSCQYSDQHSRSDSDGHIIHIPDFEENSSLSDPSSQLSIPISPSRRNSICQEDIGEYTDENSEDFCREVRCIELEKPNSNCRGNGGLSSVEKESILDYIVVEEGDDEKEKLGSPTLEETRPLDSVPQDYVEPSAEKPYSMMQEKELPTSGSFKLPRSKSCESGLLNSSSSIEQMEINHSTPPLRYEKDCPGRPEGCQRKFPSLKYGSQENLPSSGSHNSLEDSVDNELQAEIIRTVEKCNSSTASASEIGESIAQQEDQPGQHGGHDIKPNVIAPTKHVKDVGLDPIEDDAEGSSEWFSRFKNLQKEIVKLWKECNVSLVHRSYFFLLFKGDPTDSIYMEVELRRLSFLRDNSARSSQALEDGQKLTAASSVQYLRRERQMLTKQLQKKFTRKDREMLFQTWGIGLNTKRRSLQLTQRLWSDTEDMDHVAKSAEIVAKLVGFIQPEEASKEMFGLNFTPRLSSTKFRKWRSNMMSFM